The Antennarius striatus isolate MH-2024 chromosome 11, ASM4005453v1, whole genome shotgun sequence genome window below encodes:
- the foxn2a gene encoding forkhead box protein N2 isoform X3 yields MVLHTYNNLFDLMGPIIGMSPDKKTEIPGMQEERTGLRGVCGVGTLPEAECASSPLATCVDRTGGTEDEELTNLNWLHENLLQNFTLGGPEAQPSGSPLFDIEGDYKSNQGPSSSSSLSHSRGRERDTLKSKPPFSFSLLIYMAIEQSPSKSLPVKEIYGWILEHFPYFSNAPTGWKNSVRHNLSLNKCFRKVERSLGKASGKGSLWCVDPEYRPNLIQALKKQHFPATHAFCTQPASPPSASSPPRHLLLQGCTFKGNSDSPLDLSQPDAVLVSSDPKQDHNYSSVALQRCSSPSSSSSLSSLDEGGCDGRQSHRAGSEGFHSDEDSDLWEERGVHQTSRRSPAIKWPISKRPRRELKPELDEELKEAAGSLLHLAGIRSCMEGSKRTVKSTKLNRK; encoded by the exons ATGGTCCTTCACACATATAACA aCCTCTTTGATTTAATGGGTCCAATCATTGGGATGTCACCAGATAAGAAAACGGAAATTCCGGGTATGCAAGAGGAGCGGACAGGACTCAGAGGTGTTTGTGGTGTGGGAACGCTGCCTGAGGCGGAGTGTGCGTCCAGTCCACTGGCGACCTGTGTGGATCGTACGGGAGGCACTGAGGATGAAGAACTCACCAACCTCAACTGGTTACATGAAAACCTACTTCAGAACTTCACACTGGGAGGCCCAGAAGCTCAGCCCAGTGGCAGCCCCCTTTTCGACATAGAGGGAGACTATAAGTCCAACCAGggcccttcatcctcctcatctttgTCACACAGCAGAGGCAGGGAACGGGACACGTTGAAGTCCAAGCCccctttctcattttctctcctcATCTACATGGCTATTGAGCAGTCTCCCAGCAAGTCTTTACCTGTTAAAGAAATCTATGGCTGGATTCTTGAGCACTTCCCGTATTTCTCCAACGCTCCAACTGGCTGGAAGAACTCAGTCCGTCACAACCTGTCCCTGAACAAATGCTTCCGCAAGGTCGAAAGGAGTTTGGGCAAG GCCAGTGGAAAAGGTTCTCTGTGGTGTGTCGACCCTGAGTACCGCCCCAACCTGATCCAAGCCCTTAAGAAGCAGCACTTCCCTGCCACACATGCCTTCTGCACACAACCCGCCTCCCCACCCAG TGCCTCCTCACCCCCACGCCACCTCTTACTACAAGGCTGCACATTCAAAG GCAATTCCGATAGTCCACTGGATCTGTCCCAGCCCGACGCGGTCCTGGTGAGCAGTGACCCAAAGCAGGACCACAACTACAGCAGTGTAGCCCTGCAGCGCTGctcttccccttcctcctcctcatctctgtcCTCCCTGGATGAAGGAGGCTGCGACGGCAGACAGTCCCACCGTGCCGGCAGCGAGGGCTTCCACAGCGACGAGGACTCTGACCTTTGGGAAGAGAGGGGCGTCCACCAGACGTCTCGACGCTCTCCCGCCATCAAGTGGCCCATCAGTAAAAGGCCACGACGTGAGCTCAAGCCAGAGCTGGACGAAGAGCTGAAGGAAGCCGCCGGCTCCTTGTTGCACCTGGCTGGTATACGCAGCTGCATGGAGGGCTCTAAACGCACAGTCAAGAGTACAAAACTTAACAggaaataa
- the foxn2a gene encoding forkhead box protein N2 isoform X1 has translation MVLHTYNNLFDLMGPIIGMSPDKKTEIPGMQEERTGLRGVCGVGTLPEAECASSPLATCVDRTGGTEDEELTNLNWLHENLLQNFTLGGPEAQPSGSPLFDIEGDYKSNQGPSSSSSLSHSRGRERDTLKSKPPFSFSLLIYMAIEQSPSKSLPVKEIYGWILEHFPYFSNAPTGWKNSVRHNLSLNKCFRKVERSLGKASGKGSLWCVDPEYRPNLIQALKKQHFPATHAFCTQPASPPSASSPPRHLLLQGCTFKESDIDAATAMMLLNSAPGHHVDPCNSDSPLDLSQPDAVLVSSDPKQDHNYSSVALQRCSSPSSSSSLSSLDEGGCDGRQSHRAGSEGFHSDEDSDLWEERGVHQTSRRSPAIKWPISKRPRRELKPELDEELKEAAGSLLHLAGIRSCMEGSKRTVKSTKLNRK, from the exons ATGGTCCTTCACACATATAACA aCCTCTTTGATTTAATGGGTCCAATCATTGGGATGTCACCAGATAAGAAAACGGAAATTCCGGGTATGCAAGAGGAGCGGACAGGACTCAGAGGTGTTTGTGGTGTGGGAACGCTGCCTGAGGCGGAGTGTGCGTCCAGTCCACTGGCGACCTGTGTGGATCGTACGGGAGGCACTGAGGATGAAGAACTCACCAACCTCAACTGGTTACATGAAAACCTACTTCAGAACTTCACACTGGGAGGCCCAGAAGCTCAGCCCAGTGGCAGCCCCCTTTTCGACATAGAGGGAGACTATAAGTCCAACCAGggcccttcatcctcctcatctttgTCACACAGCAGAGGCAGGGAACGGGACACGTTGAAGTCCAAGCCccctttctcattttctctcctcATCTACATGGCTATTGAGCAGTCTCCCAGCAAGTCTTTACCTGTTAAAGAAATCTATGGCTGGATTCTTGAGCACTTCCCGTATTTCTCCAACGCTCCAACTGGCTGGAAGAACTCAGTCCGTCACAACCTGTCCCTGAACAAATGCTTCCGCAAGGTCGAAAGGAGTTTGGGCAAG GCCAGTGGAAAAGGTTCTCTGTGGTGTGTCGACCCTGAGTACCGCCCCAACCTGATCCAAGCCCTTAAGAAGCAGCACTTCCCTGCCACACATGCCTTCTGCACACAACCCGCCTCCCCACCCAG TGCCTCCTCACCCCCACGCCACCTCTTACTACAAGGCTGCACATTCAAAG AGTCTGACATTGATGCTGCCACTGCCATGATGCTCTTAAACTCTGCCCCCGGGCACCACGTTGACCCAT GCAATTCCGATAGTCCACTGGATCTGTCCCAGCCCGACGCGGTCCTGGTGAGCAGTGACCCAAAGCAGGACCACAACTACAGCAGTGTAGCCCTGCAGCGCTGctcttccccttcctcctcctcatctctgtcCTCCCTGGATGAAGGAGGCTGCGACGGCAGACAGTCCCACCGTGCCGGCAGCGAGGGCTTCCACAGCGACGAGGACTCTGACCTTTGGGAAGAGAGGGGCGTCCACCAGACGTCTCGACGCTCTCCCGCCATCAAGTGGCCCATCAGTAAAAGGCCACGACGTGAGCTCAAGCCAGAGCTGGACGAAGAGCTGAAGGAAGCCGCCGGCTCCTTGTTGCACCTGGCTGGTATACGCAGCTGCATGGAGGGCTCTAAACGCACAGTCAAGAGTACAAAACTTAACAggaaataa
- the foxn2a gene encoding forkhead box protein N2 isoform X2 — MGPIIGMSPDKKTEIPGMQEERTGLRGVCGVGTLPEAECASSPLATCVDRTGGTEDEELTNLNWLHENLLQNFTLGGPEAQPSGSPLFDIEGDYKSNQGPSSSSSLSHSRGRERDTLKSKPPFSFSLLIYMAIEQSPSKSLPVKEIYGWILEHFPYFSNAPTGWKNSVRHNLSLNKCFRKVERSLGKASGKGSLWCVDPEYRPNLIQALKKQHFPATHAFCTQPASPPSASSPPRHLLLQGCTFKESDIDAATAMMLLNSAPGHHVDPCNSDSPLDLSQPDAVLVSSDPKQDHNYSSVALQRCSSPSSSSSLSSLDEGGCDGRQSHRAGSEGFHSDEDSDLWEERGVHQTSRRSPAIKWPISKRPRRELKPELDEELKEAAGSLLHLAGIRSCMEGSKRTVKSTKLNRK, encoded by the exons ATGGGTCCAATCATTGGGATGTCACCAGATAAGAAAACGGAAATTCCGGGTATGCAAGAGGAGCGGACAGGACTCAGAGGTGTTTGTGGTGTGGGAACGCTGCCTGAGGCGGAGTGTGCGTCCAGTCCACTGGCGACCTGTGTGGATCGTACGGGAGGCACTGAGGATGAAGAACTCACCAACCTCAACTGGTTACATGAAAACCTACTTCAGAACTTCACACTGGGAGGCCCAGAAGCTCAGCCCAGTGGCAGCCCCCTTTTCGACATAGAGGGAGACTATAAGTCCAACCAGggcccttcatcctcctcatctttgTCACACAGCAGAGGCAGGGAACGGGACACGTTGAAGTCCAAGCCccctttctcattttctctcctcATCTACATGGCTATTGAGCAGTCTCCCAGCAAGTCTTTACCTGTTAAAGAAATCTATGGCTGGATTCTTGAGCACTTCCCGTATTTCTCCAACGCTCCAACTGGCTGGAAGAACTCAGTCCGTCACAACCTGTCCCTGAACAAATGCTTCCGCAAGGTCGAAAGGAGTTTGGGCAAG GCCAGTGGAAAAGGTTCTCTGTGGTGTGTCGACCCTGAGTACCGCCCCAACCTGATCCAAGCCCTTAAGAAGCAGCACTTCCCTGCCACACATGCCTTCTGCACACAACCCGCCTCCCCACCCAG TGCCTCCTCACCCCCACGCCACCTCTTACTACAAGGCTGCACATTCAAAG AGTCTGACATTGATGCTGCCACTGCCATGATGCTCTTAAACTCTGCCCCCGGGCACCACGTTGACCCAT GCAATTCCGATAGTCCACTGGATCTGTCCCAGCCCGACGCGGTCCTGGTGAGCAGTGACCCAAAGCAGGACCACAACTACAGCAGTGTAGCCCTGCAGCGCTGctcttccccttcctcctcctcatctctgtcCTCCCTGGATGAAGGAGGCTGCGACGGCAGACAGTCCCACCGTGCCGGCAGCGAGGGCTTCCACAGCGACGAGGACTCTGACCTTTGGGAAGAGAGGGGCGTCCACCAGACGTCTCGACGCTCTCCCGCCATCAAGTGGCCCATCAGTAAAAGGCCACGACGTGAGCTCAAGCCAGAGCTGGACGAAGAGCTGAAGGAAGCCGCCGGCTCCTTGTTGCACCTGGCTGGTATACGCAGCTGCATGGAGGGCTCTAAACGCACAGTCAAGAGTACAAAACTTAACAggaaataa
- the fbxo11a gene encoding F-box only protein 11a isoform X1 translates to MNSVRASNVSRRPRRVSRPRPLQPEGNHQERDEDVPADMVAEESGPGAQNSPYQLRRKSLPKRTVCPTKTNMEGASTSTTENCGHRPKRLRVSGKFQDLPAAPAEQYLQEKLPDEVVLKIFSYLLEQDLCRAACVCKRFSELANDPILWKRLYMEVFEYTRPMMHPEAGKFYQINPEEYEQPNPWKESFQQLYKGAHVKPGFAEHFYSNPARYKGRDNMFYYDTIEDALGGGQEPHFDGLIFVHSGIYTDEWIYIESPITMIGAAPGKVSEKVIIENTRDSTFVFMEGSEDAYVGYMTIRFNPDDKSAQHHNAHHCLEITVNCSPIIDHCIIRSTCTVGSAVCVSGQGACPTIKHCNISDCENVGLYITDHAQGIYEDNEISNNALAGIWVKNHGNPIIRRNHIHHGRDVGVFTFDHGMGYFESCNIHRNRIAGFEVKAYANPTVVRCEIHHGQTGGIYVHEKGRGQFIENKIYANNFAGVWITSNSDPTIRGNAIFNGNQGGVYIFGDGRGLIEGNDIYGNALAGIQIRTNSCPIVRHNKIHDGQHGGIYVHEKGQGVIEENEVYSNTLAGVWVTTGSTPVLRRNRIHSGKQVGVYFYDNGHGVLEDNDIYNHMYSGVQIRTGSNPKIRRNKIWGGQNGGILVYNSGLGFIEDNEIFDNAMAGVWIKTDSNPTLRRNKIHDGRDGGICIFNGGRGLLEENDIFRNAQAGVLISTNSHPVLRKNRIFDGFAAGIEITNHATATLEGNQIFNNRFGGLFLASGVNVTMKDNKIVNNQDAIEKAVSRGQCLYKISSYTSYPMHDFYRCHTCNTTDRNAICVNCIKKCHQGHDVEFIRHDRFFCDCGAGTLSNPCTLAGEPTHDTDTLYDSAPPIESNTLQHN, encoded by the exons ATGAACTCCGTCAGAGCAAGTAACGTTAGCAGAAGACCGAGGCGAGTCTCGAGGCCGCGCCCGTTGCAGCCGGAGGGGAACCACCAAGAAAGAG ATGAGGACGTTCCTGCAGATATGGTCGCAGAAGAATCTGGTCCAGGAGCTCAGAATAGTCCCTACCAACTTAGAAGAAAGTCTCTACCCAAGAGAACAGTGTGTCCgacaaagacaaacatggaG GGTGCTTCCACTTCAACCACAGAAAATTGTGGACACCGACCAAAGCGCCTCAGAGTGTCAGGAAAATTTCAGGATTTACCAG cagctccagcagagcAGTATTTGCAGGAGAAGCTTCCAGACGAGGTGGTGCTAAAGATCTTCTCATACCTCTTGGAGCAGGACTTGTGTCGTGCAGCCTGTGTGTGCAAGCGCTTCAGTGAGCTGGCCAATGACCCCATCCTCTG gAAGAGGTTGTATATGGAGGTTTTTGAATACACAAGGCCCATGATGCACCCAGAGGCTGGGAAATTCTACCAGATAAACCCCGAAGAGTATGAGCAACCAAACCCATGGAAGGAAAGTTTTCAGCAGCTG tacaAAGGAGCACATGTAAAGCCAGGCTTTGCAGAACACTTCTACAGTAATCCTGCCAGATACAAAGGGAGAGATAACATGTTT TATTATGACACCATTGAGGATGCCCTTGGAGGAGGACAGGAGCCTCACTTTGACGGCCTGATATTTGTGCATTCTGGTATTTACACAGATGAGTGGATTTACATTGAGTCGCCTATCACGATGATTGGAGCTg CTCCTGGAAAAGTTTCAGAGAAAGTTATCATTGAGAATACCAGGGACTCCACGTTTGTGTTCATGGAGGGCTCGGAAGATGCTTATGTCGGATACATGACCATTCGG TTCAATCCAGATGATAAATCTGCCCAGCACCACAACGCTCACCACTGCTTGGAGATTACAGTCAACTGCAGTCCCATCATTGACCACTGCATCATACGCAGCACGTGTACCG TGGGATCGGCTGTTTGTGTCAGCGGTCAGGGCGCTTGTCCCACAATCAAGCACTGCAACATTAGTGACTGTGAAAATGTTGGTCTTTACATCACTGATCATGCACAG ggaATATATGAAGACAATGAGATCTCAAACAATGCTCTGGCTGGGATCTGGGTGAAAAACCACGGAAACCCAATCATCAGACGTAATCACATCCATCATGGCAGAGATGTAGGCGTTTTTACATTTGACCATGGCATG GGTTACTTTGAGAGCTGTAATATCCATAGGAACCGTATAGCTGGCTTTGAGGTGAAGGCGTACGCTAATCCAACTGTGGTTCGTTGTGAGATCCATCATGGTCAAACGGGTGGCATCTACGTGCACGAAAAGGGCCGTGGCCAGTTCATTGAAAACAAGATCTATGCAAACAACTTTGCTGGGGTGTGGATCACTTCCAACAGTGACCCTACAATAAG GGGCAACGCCATTTTCAATGGTAACCAAGGAGgcgtttatatttttggtgATGGCCGAGGCCTCATTGAAGGAAACGACATCTACGGTAACGCCCTGGCAGGAATTCAGATCAGGACAAACAGCTGTCCTATCGTCAGGCACAACAAGATCCACGATGGCCAGCATGGTGGCATTTATGTG CATGAAAAAGGACAAGGCGTCATCGAGGAGAATGAGGTGTACAGTAACACGCTGGCAGGAGTGTGGGTGACGACAGGCAGTACGCCAGTcctgaggaggaacaggatACACAGCGGGAAGCAG GTTGGGGTTTACTTCTATGACAATGGCCACGGTGTGTTAGAAGACAACGATATCTACAATCATATGTACTCCGGAGTTCAAATTAG gACTGGCAGCAATCCTAAAATTAGGCGGAACAAGATCTGGGGAGGCCAGAATGGAGGCATTTTGGTTTACAACTCAG gcTTAGGTTTCATCGAGGACAATGAAATCTTTGACAATGCTATGGCAGGAGTGTGGATCAAGACAGACAGCAACCCCACTCTGCGGAGAAATAAAATCCACGATGGCAGAGATGGTGGCATCTGTATATTTAATGGAGGAAGAG gTTTGTTAGAGGAAAATGACATCTTCCGAAATGCCCAGGCCGGAGTCCTCATCAGCACCAACAGCCATCCAGTTCTACGGAAAAACAGGATATTTGACGGTTTTGCTGCAG GTATTGAAATTACCAATCATGCGACGGCAACTCTAGAGGGCAATCAGATCTTTAATAATCGCTTTGGTGGATTGTTTCTTGCATCTGGGGTCAATGTCACAATGAAAG ATAATAAAATTGTGAACAATCAAGATGCCATTGAGAAGGCTGTTAGCAGAGGTCAGTGCCTGTACAAGATTTCAAGTTACACCAGCTACCCAATGCACGATTTTTACAG GTGTCACACCTGCAATACAACAGACCGCAATGCCATCTGTGTGAACTGCATCAAGAAGTGTCACCAAGGACACGATGTGGAGTTCATCAGGCATGATAG ATTCTTCTGTGACTGTGGTGCTGGGACGCTGTCGAACCCTTGCACGTTAGCCGGAGAGCCGACTCACGACACAGACACACTATATGACTCAGCTCCTCCTATAGAGTCCAATACGCTGCAGCACAACTGA
- the fbxo11a gene encoding F-box only protein 11a isoform X2, with product MNSVRASNVSRRPRRVSRPRPLQPEGNHQERDEDVPADMVAEESGPGAQNSPYQLRRKSLPKRTVCPTKTNMEGASTSTTENCGHRPKRLRVSGKFQDLPAPAEQYLQEKLPDEVVLKIFSYLLEQDLCRAACVCKRFSELANDPILWKRLYMEVFEYTRPMMHPEAGKFYQINPEEYEQPNPWKESFQQLYKGAHVKPGFAEHFYSNPARYKGRDNMFYYDTIEDALGGGQEPHFDGLIFVHSGIYTDEWIYIESPITMIGAAPGKVSEKVIIENTRDSTFVFMEGSEDAYVGYMTIRFNPDDKSAQHHNAHHCLEITVNCSPIIDHCIIRSTCTVGSAVCVSGQGACPTIKHCNISDCENVGLYITDHAQGIYEDNEISNNALAGIWVKNHGNPIIRRNHIHHGRDVGVFTFDHGMGYFESCNIHRNRIAGFEVKAYANPTVVRCEIHHGQTGGIYVHEKGRGQFIENKIYANNFAGVWITSNSDPTIRGNAIFNGNQGGVYIFGDGRGLIEGNDIYGNALAGIQIRTNSCPIVRHNKIHDGQHGGIYVHEKGQGVIEENEVYSNTLAGVWVTTGSTPVLRRNRIHSGKQVGVYFYDNGHGVLEDNDIYNHMYSGVQIRTGSNPKIRRNKIWGGQNGGILVYNSGLGFIEDNEIFDNAMAGVWIKTDSNPTLRRNKIHDGRDGGICIFNGGRGLLEENDIFRNAQAGVLISTNSHPVLRKNRIFDGFAAGIEITNHATATLEGNQIFNNRFGGLFLASGVNVTMKDNKIVNNQDAIEKAVSRGQCLYKISSYTSYPMHDFYRCHTCNTTDRNAICVNCIKKCHQGHDVEFIRHDRFFCDCGAGTLSNPCTLAGEPTHDTDTLYDSAPPIESNTLQHN from the exons ATGAACTCCGTCAGAGCAAGTAACGTTAGCAGAAGACCGAGGCGAGTCTCGAGGCCGCGCCCGTTGCAGCCGGAGGGGAACCACCAAGAAAGAG ATGAGGACGTTCCTGCAGATATGGTCGCAGAAGAATCTGGTCCAGGAGCTCAGAATAGTCCCTACCAACTTAGAAGAAAGTCTCTACCCAAGAGAACAGTGTGTCCgacaaagacaaacatggaG GGTGCTTCCACTTCAACCACAGAAAATTGTGGACACCGACCAAAGCGCCTCAGAGTGTCAGGAAAATTTCAGGATTTACCAG ctccagcagagcAGTATTTGCAGGAGAAGCTTCCAGACGAGGTGGTGCTAAAGATCTTCTCATACCTCTTGGAGCAGGACTTGTGTCGTGCAGCCTGTGTGTGCAAGCGCTTCAGTGAGCTGGCCAATGACCCCATCCTCTG gAAGAGGTTGTATATGGAGGTTTTTGAATACACAAGGCCCATGATGCACCCAGAGGCTGGGAAATTCTACCAGATAAACCCCGAAGAGTATGAGCAACCAAACCCATGGAAGGAAAGTTTTCAGCAGCTG tacaAAGGAGCACATGTAAAGCCAGGCTTTGCAGAACACTTCTACAGTAATCCTGCCAGATACAAAGGGAGAGATAACATGTTT TATTATGACACCATTGAGGATGCCCTTGGAGGAGGACAGGAGCCTCACTTTGACGGCCTGATATTTGTGCATTCTGGTATTTACACAGATGAGTGGATTTACATTGAGTCGCCTATCACGATGATTGGAGCTg CTCCTGGAAAAGTTTCAGAGAAAGTTATCATTGAGAATACCAGGGACTCCACGTTTGTGTTCATGGAGGGCTCGGAAGATGCTTATGTCGGATACATGACCATTCGG TTCAATCCAGATGATAAATCTGCCCAGCACCACAACGCTCACCACTGCTTGGAGATTACAGTCAACTGCAGTCCCATCATTGACCACTGCATCATACGCAGCACGTGTACCG TGGGATCGGCTGTTTGTGTCAGCGGTCAGGGCGCTTGTCCCACAATCAAGCACTGCAACATTAGTGACTGTGAAAATGTTGGTCTTTACATCACTGATCATGCACAG ggaATATATGAAGACAATGAGATCTCAAACAATGCTCTGGCTGGGATCTGGGTGAAAAACCACGGAAACCCAATCATCAGACGTAATCACATCCATCATGGCAGAGATGTAGGCGTTTTTACATTTGACCATGGCATG GGTTACTTTGAGAGCTGTAATATCCATAGGAACCGTATAGCTGGCTTTGAGGTGAAGGCGTACGCTAATCCAACTGTGGTTCGTTGTGAGATCCATCATGGTCAAACGGGTGGCATCTACGTGCACGAAAAGGGCCGTGGCCAGTTCATTGAAAACAAGATCTATGCAAACAACTTTGCTGGGGTGTGGATCACTTCCAACAGTGACCCTACAATAAG GGGCAACGCCATTTTCAATGGTAACCAAGGAGgcgtttatatttttggtgATGGCCGAGGCCTCATTGAAGGAAACGACATCTACGGTAACGCCCTGGCAGGAATTCAGATCAGGACAAACAGCTGTCCTATCGTCAGGCACAACAAGATCCACGATGGCCAGCATGGTGGCATTTATGTG CATGAAAAAGGACAAGGCGTCATCGAGGAGAATGAGGTGTACAGTAACACGCTGGCAGGAGTGTGGGTGACGACAGGCAGTACGCCAGTcctgaggaggaacaggatACACAGCGGGAAGCAG GTTGGGGTTTACTTCTATGACAATGGCCACGGTGTGTTAGAAGACAACGATATCTACAATCATATGTACTCCGGAGTTCAAATTAG gACTGGCAGCAATCCTAAAATTAGGCGGAACAAGATCTGGGGAGGCCAGAATGGAGGCATTTTGGTTTACAACTCAG gcTTAGGTTTCATCGAGGACAATGAAATCTTTGACAATGCTATGGCAGGAGTGTGGATCAAGACAGACAGCAACCCCACTCTGCGGAGAAATAAAATCCACGATGGCAGAGATGGTGGCATCTGTATATTTAATGGAGGAAGAG gTTTGTTAGAGGAAAATGACATCTTCCGAAATGCCCAGGCCGGAGTCCTCATCAGCACCAACAGCCATCCAGTTCTACGGAAAAACAGGATATTTGACGGTTTTGCTGCAG GTATTGAAATTACCAATCATGCGACGGCAACTCTAGAGGGCAATCAGATCTTTAATAATCGCTTTGGTGGATTGTTTCTTGCATCTGGGGTCAATGTCACAATGAAAG ATAATAAAATTGTGAACAATCAAGATGCCATTGAGAAGGCTGTTAGCAGAGGTCAGTGCCTGTACAAGATTTCAAGTTACACCAGCTACCCAATGCACGATTTTTACAG GTGTCACACCTGCAATACAACAGACCGCAATGCCATCTGTGTGAACTGCATCAAGAAGTGTCACCAAGGACACGATGTGGAGTTCATCAGGCATGATAG ATTCTTCTGTGACTGTGGTGCTGGGACGCTGTCGAACCCTTGCACGTTAGCCGGAGAGCCGACTCACGACACAGACACACTATATGACTCAGCTCCTCCTATAGAGTCCAATACGCTGCAGCACAACTGA